In Lutra lutra chromosome 6, mLutLut1.2, whole genome shotgun sequence, the following are encoded in one genomic region:
- the LOC125103233 gene encoding zona pellucida-binding protein 2-like produces MDFKRAKKETVDPTYSWIGPNEKPLTENNQINITKTGKLKMEDFQEALSGLYTCTLSYKTVKAETQEEPVVKQRYDFMIFAYREPDYSYQMAVRFTTKSCEGRYNDLLFRVLKKILGNLISDLSCHVIEPSYKCHFVKIPKHGLVHELFIAFQVNPFAPGWKGACNDSADCEDITNHNILQARDRIEEFFRSQAYIYYHDFNKTIPAMHFVDHSFQVVRMDSCRPGFGKNEGLHSNCASCCVVCSPGTFSPDVDVTCQSCVSIRVYGAKSCT; encoded by the coding sequence ATGGATTTTAAACGTgctaaaaaagaaacagtggaCCCCACCTACTCATGGATCGGGCCTAATGAAAAGCCattaacagaaaataatcaaataaatataactaaaacAGGAAAGCTGAAGATGGAAGATTTTCAGGAGGCTTTGTCTGGACTTTACACATGTACTCTTTCTTATAAGACTGTCAAAGCAGAAACCCAAGAAGAACCGGTAGTAAAGCAGAGATACGACTTTATGATCTTTGCCTATCGGGAACCTGATTATTCATATCAGATGGCTGTACGTTTTACCACAAAGTCTTGTGAAGGAAGATACAATGACCTGCTTTTTAGAGTGCTGAAGAAAATCTTGGGTAATTTAATCTCTGATTTGTCATGCCATGTCATAGAACCATCATATAAATGCCATTTTGTTAAAATTCCAAAACATGGCCTCGTACATGAGCTATTTATAGCCTTTCAAGTTAATCCTTTTGCACCAGGATGGAAAGGTGCATGCAATGATTCTGCCGACTGTGAAGATATAACTAATCATAATATCCTCCAGGCAAGAGATCGGATAGAAGAATTTTTCCGGAGCCAAGCATATATTTACTACCATGACTTTAATAAAACTATACCAGCTATGCATTTTGTGGACCACAGTTTTCAAGTAGTACGTATGGATAGCTGTCGTCCAGGCTTTGGAAAGAATGAAGGTCTACACAGTAATTGCGCTAGCTGTTGCGTGGTTTGTAGTCCTGGGACTTTTAGTCCTGATGTTGATGTTACTTGTCAGAGCTGTGTTTCCATCCGTGTTTATGGAGCTAAATCTTGCACATAA